The genomic stretch CTCCTCAGCGGAAACTTTTAGCCGTACAGGGTACCCTGACAACTATAATGCGAAAAAATACACAAGAGCCCCTGTTAAACGATGCCTGAAGTGCAAGCTCAGGACACTGTTGGTCTTGTAAAATCATCGACCCTTCTTTTTGACAAGCCGTTGGCGCTAGCCTGCGGCGAGACACTCAATGCCTATAGGCTAGTCTATGAAACCTATGGTGAATTAAATTCTACACGTGATAACGCTATCCTGGTTTGCCATGCTCTGAGTGGCACCCATCACCTGGCGGGTTATTATAGCGAAGATGACCCAAAACCTGGCTGGTGGGAAAACCTTGTCGGTCCTGGTAAAGTAATTGACACGAATCGCTTCTTTGTCGTCGGTGTCAACAATCTTGGGGGCTGTCATGGTTCAACCGGACCAACCGCCACCAACCCCAATACCGACAAGCCATATGGCCCCGACTTCCCCATGGTCACAGTGGCCGACTGGGTTGAATCTCAAAACAGACTGACACAGAAACTCGGCATAGAACAATGGGCAGCCATAATCGGCGGCAGTCTGGGTGGCATGCAGGTACTGCAGTGGTCTATCGATTATCCTGATCGACTTCGCCACGCTATCGTGATTGCTGCCTCGCCAAAACTAACTGCACAAAATATCGCCTTTAACGAAGTAGCACGCCAGGCGATACGTACCGACCCTGATTTCCATGATGGCCACTATTACGAACATGATACCATCCCGGAAAAAGGGTTACGGATTGCCCGTATGCTCGGTCATCTGACTTACCTGTCAGATGACATCATGGCAGAAAAATTTGGCCGTGACCTACGACAGAATGCAATTAATTTCGACTATGGGATCGAATTCCAGGTTGAAAGTTATTTGCGCCACCAGGCTGACCGTTTTGTCGGTACTTTCGATGCCAATACCTACTTACTAATGACAAAAGCACTGGACTACTTTGACCCTGCAGCAGAAGCTGATAGTGATCTGTCGGCAGTACTAGCGAAGGCCTGTGCGGATTTTTTCGTTGTTTCTTTTACCGGTGACTGGCGATTTTCACCACAGCGCTCCCACGAAATCGTCAAGGCCCTGCATGATAATGACCTGAATGTTTCCTACGCAGAAATAGAGTCCCATCATGGCCACGATGCATTCCTGCTGGCACTGCCGCAATATCTGTCAGTTTTTGGTGCTTACATGGATCGCATAGCCAGCGAGTGTACAAAATGAGCCTGTCACGTTCGGATTTTCAGGTCATCTGTGACTGGATCACGCCCTACTCCCGTGTGCTTGATCTTGGCTGCGGTAATGGCGAATTATTAAACGAGTTATCCAGCAACCAGGGAGTGTCCGGCTACGGTATTGAGATCGATGATAAAAATATCAGCCAGTGTATCAAAGCAGGTATCAATGTTATTCAGCGTGACCTGGATATGGGACTTTCTGATTTTGATGAAGAATCCTTCGATTTTGTTATTCTGTCACTGACCCTGCAGGCATCCAGCTACCCGCACCGTCTGCTAGGTGAAATGTTGCGCGTCGGCGCTGAGGGAATCGTCACCTTTCCAAACTTTGGCAATATCACATCAAGGATCCAGCTGGGTTTAGGTGGCAGAATGCCAGTCAACAGAACGCTGCCAATGGAATGGTACAATACGCCCAATGTCCATCTCTGCACGCTGAAAGATTTTGAGGAGCTGTGTGAAAAACTCGATATAGAAATCCTTGAACGACGCGCTGTCAGTCACAATAATAAAACAGGACCTGGACTGAAACTGTTTCCTAATTTATTCGGTGAGATTGCTTTATACCGCTTTCGTAAGAAACCTTCCTGATCTCACCGATGAATCCATGAGCCATACCAGAATTCTTGATGTCCTGTTTAAGCGCAGGTTACTAATCTGTATTTTTACCGACTTTAACTCCGACTTACCACACACGGTTTCTCTGACATCGTAATATTGGTTATTGACGACGACTCTCATCTCGGTTGACCACAGTTCATGACAAAAGACACCTTGCACAACTGGAAAGCATCCTTTCAGATTTATAAAGAACCGAAAGTACTGGCCATGTTATTTCTGGGTTTTTCTGCAGGCCTGCCAATTCTGCTAGTTTTCGGGACGCTGTCAGCCTGGCTAAATAGTGAAGGCATCAATAAAACCACTATCGGCTTTGTCAGTTGGGTCGCCCTGGCCTACGGCCTGAAATTTATCTGGTCGCCTCTGGTTGACCGACTGCCATTACCGCTATTAACAAATATACTCGGGCAGCGTCGCAGCTGGATGCTGCTGGCCCAAACTGGCGTCATCGCCGGGCTGCTTGCTCTTTCCATGTATGACCCTAAAACCAACCTGACGACCATTGTAGTCTTTGCCGTACTGACGGCTTTTTCATCTGCCACGCAGGACATCACCATTGATGCCTGGCGCATCGAGGCAATTGATGAAGAATATCAGGGTGCGATGGCTGGAACTTATCAGCTCGGCTATCGCATCGGCATGATACTGGCCGGCAGCATGGCCTTTGTCATCGCTGATTTTTATTCCTGGTCCGTTGCCTATCAGTCTATGGCACTGTTCATGATCGTTGGCATCATCAGCACTTTCATTATTTCTGAACCCGATCACACGCTTAGAGACCATGAATGGGAAACTGAAGAACGCGTGATTTCATTGCTGGAGCGAAAACAACATCTTCCTGAGAAGATAAGAAACCTGCAGGCGTGGTTTGTCGGTGCCGTTATCTGCCCCTTTGCCGATTTCTTCGCCCGCAATGGCTGGAACGCCATATTGATTTTGTCATTCATCGCTGTATTCAGAATGAGTGATATTACACTGGGTGTGATGGCCTTCCCTTTCTATCAGGATATGGGTTATAGCGGCACTCAGATAGGGCTGGTCAGTGGGCTGGTGGGTAAATTCATCACCATATCAGGTGCCCTGATTGGTGGTATCCTGGTGGTTCGATATGGCGTAATGCGTATGCTAATGGCAGGTGCCATTATTGTTATTGCAACCAATCTATTATACGCATGGCTGGCAGGCCAGCAGCCCCTGATAATCTGGCTGATTCTTGTTGTCGGTGCAGACAATCTTGCAGGGGGTTTTGCCGGAACGGTATTTATTGCTTATCTATCCAGCCTGACTAATCGCGCCTATACGGCAACACAATACGCCCTGTTCAGTTCAATTATGCTATTACTTCCCAAGTTTATCGGTGGCTTTTCCGGTGTGGTCGTTGATACCACCAGTTATCCTTACTTTTTTCTCTATGCCGCATCGCTCGGCATTCCATCGATAATACTGATACTGATTCTGATGAAACAGGAAAACAAAAAGTAATTACTCAGGTAATTAATAGAGGTGCCCATATCCATTTATTTATTGGGCACGGTAATTATTTCAGTCATTGCCTGCAATCCTTGCTTTATATTCGTTTTTTCCTGAGTAAGCCTGTTTAATCCCTGTCGCCATTTTCTTGCCCCTGGCAATCCAGATGACAGGCCATAAAGTGGTCGCAAAAGTAAGTGTAATGGCTGCCCTGCCTCAAGCTGACATTTAATATAATCCGTATATCGATGGACTATCAACTGGCGGTTACAGCTAACACTCTTTTCTGATACCAGTTGCTCAAGCTCAACCAGAATCCACGGGTTTCTTATCACCTCACGTCCAAGCATTACACCATCGACATACCCAAGATGGTTCTTTACCTCATTGATATTCCGGATGCCGCCGTTGATGATTATTTCCAGCAAAGGGAAATCCTTCTTTAACCGATAAACCCGCTCGTACTGTAAGGGTGGTATTTCTCTATTTTGTTTAGGTGAAAATCTCTTTAACCATGCTTTTCGGGCATGCACGACAAAAGTGTGGCATCCAGCTTCAGCCACAGTTACAATAAATTGTTTAAGAAGCTGATAACTGTCGTACTCGTCAACACCAGTACGAATCTTTACTGTAACAGGCAGGTCAGTGCTTTTTTTCATGCTTCTAACACACAAAGCTACAGTGTCAGGTTCTTTCATCAAACAGGCACCAAATGCACCTGACTGGACCCTGCCGCTTGGGCATCCTACATTGATATTTACTTCGTCAAAACCAGCTCGTACAGCGAGTGTTGCCGCTTTAGCCATTTCACCAGCCTCAGACCCCCCCAGCTGCAGCACTATCGGATGTTCTTGCTGGTTAAATTTCAACATGTGATGGTGATCTCCATATAGAAGTGCCCTGGCTGTCAGCATTTCTGTGTATAACAAAACATTGGGAGAAATGAGGCGATACAGGAACCTGGCATGTCGGTCTGTATAACCCATCATGGGTGCTACTGAAATTTTACATGGAGAATTTTTTCTATCCATTCGATAACATTCAATTCACAAAATAATTTTATAATTAACTCACAAAAATAGCATACACAAACCAATGAAACTTATCTCAATACTTATACTTAGCTCAACATTTCTTTCCCTGCCTACTCTTACATCGGCAAATCAAAATGACCCTGTTGCCGATGCCAGGAAGATCTGTCATTACCAGGCCGTAGAAAAGTCCGGATATAACCCTGAAAAATCAAAAAGCAGTAATACTGTAGCGAAGGGGGCCGGAGCCGGGGCGGCTGGAGGAACAGCCGTGCGAGCAATTCAGGGCAAGAGTCTACTCAAAGGCGCTGCGATTGGCGCTGCTGTCGGCGCTGCAGGGGGCGGCCTTAAAAAGAATCAGGACAAAAAGAAAGCAGTGCTGGGTGAAAGTAATTACAAAACAGAATATGACAGTTGCCTGCGTAGCAGAGGGCTTAATCCTGAGAACGTGCGTTAACACAGCAATTCTTTTCTAAACATTTTTTTGTAGGTGCGAATTCATTCGCACAGAACCTGTCCGAATGAATTCGGACCTACAATTATATTCTCCCAGGCACCGTAGCAATACTCTGCTACAAATCAAATATTAAGGCAAAAAAAATACCCGTCGCAAGGACGGGTATTTTTATTTAAAAGCCTGGCAGTGACCTACTTTCACATGGGGAGACCCCACACTATCATCGGCGCTAAGCATTTTCACTTCCGAGTTCGAGATGGGATCGGGTGGTTCCTGCTTGCTATGGCTACCAGGCAAACTGGGTGTAAAAAGCGGAAAACAGGGGGTCAGAGTCAAGACTCTGACCCCGTTTTTCCGTTTTTACAAATCTGGATAGTCTTAAGGCTATTGGATATTAATACAACACAATATCGCATATACACTCAAACAACTTGGGTGTTATATGGTCAAGTCTCACGGGTAATTAGTACCAGTTAGCTTCACGTGTTACCACGCTTCCACACCTGGCCTATCAACGTTGTAGTCTTCAACGGCCCTTCAGGGATATTAAATATCCAGGGAGACCTTATCTTGAGGTGGGCTTCCCGCTTAGATGCTTTCAGCGGTTATCCCTTCCGTACATAGCTACCCGGCAATGCCACTGGCGTGACAACCGGAACACCAGAGGTACGTCCACTCCGGTCCTCTCGTACTAG from bacterium BMS3Abin11 encodes the following:
- the metX gene encoding homoserine O-acetyltransferase, giving the protein MPEVQAQDTVGLVKSSTLLFDKPLALACGETLNAYRLVYETYGELNSTRDNAILVCHALSGTHHLAGYYSEDDPKPGWWENLVGPGKVIDTNRFFVVGVNNLGGCHGSTGPTATNPNTDKPYGPDFPMVTVADWVESQNRLTQKLGIEQWAAIIGGSLGGMQVLQWSIDYPDRLRHAIVIAASPKLTAQNIAFNEVARQAIRTDPDFHDGHYYEHDTIPEKGLRIARMLGHLTYLSDDIMAEKFGRDLRQNAINFDYGIEFQVESYLRHQADRFVGTFDANTYLLMTKALDYFDPAAEADSDLSAVLAKACADFFVVSFTGDWRFSPQRSHEIVKALHDNDLNVSYAEIESHHGHDAFLLALPQYLSVFGAYMDRIASECTK
- a CDS encoding muropeptide transporter, coding for MTKDTLHNWKASFQIYKEPKVLAMLFLGFSAGLPILLVFGTLSAWLNSEGINKTTIGFVSWVALAYGLKFIWSPLVDRLPLPLLTNILGQRRSWMLLAQTGVIAGLLALSMYDPKTNLTTIVVFAVLTAFSSATQDITIDAWRIEAIDEEYQGAMAGTYQLGYRIGMILAGSMAFVIADFYSWSVAYQSMALFMIVGIISTFIISEPDHTLRDHEWETEERVISLLERKQHLPEKIRNLQAWFVGAVICPFADFFARNGWNAILILSFIAVFRMSDITLGVMAFPFYQDMGYSGTQIGLVSGLVGKFITISGALIGGILVVRYGVMRMLMAGAIIVIATNLLYAWLAGQQPLIIWLILVVGADNLAGGFAGTVFIAYLSSLTNRAYTATQYALFSSIMLLLPKFIGGFSGVVVDTTSYPYFFLYAASLGIPSIILILILMKQENKK
- the dus gene encoding putative tRNA-dihydrouridine synthase, with the translated sequence MMGYTDRHARFLYRLISPNVLLYTEMLTARALLYGDHHHMLKFNQQEHPIVLQLGGSEAGEMAKAATLAVRAGFDEVNINVGCPSGRVQSGAFGACLMKEPDTVALCVRSMKKSTDLPVTVKIRTGVDEYDSYQLLKQFIVTVAEAGCHTFVVHARKAWLKRFSPKQNREIPPLQYERVYRLKKDFPLLEIIINGGIRNINEVKNHLGYVDGVMLGREVIRNPWILVELEQLVSEKSVSCNRQLIVHRYTDYIKCQLEAGQPLHLLLRPLYGLSSGLPGARKWRQGLNRLTQEKTNIKQGLQAMTEIITVPNK